In a single window of the Pseudodesulfovibrio profundus genome:
- a CDS encoding ogr/Delta-like zinc finger family protein has product MAFRVYCPICEDVAVIHSSNAVDPKLKEAYCYCTNQDCGHSFVMSIEFSHTVSPSALSLPQDLRKRISETQPEQQASLFAHAGS; this is encoded by the coding sequence ATGGCCTTTCGAGTGTACTGCCCCATCTGCGAAGATGTCGCCGTGATCCACAGTTCCAACGCCGTGGATCCGAAGCTGAAGGAAGCATACTGTTACTGCACCAACCAGGACTGCGGTCATAGCTTTGTCATGAGCATCGAATTTTCACACACGGTCAGCCCTTCGGCACTGTCTCTCCCCCAGGATTTGCGAAAGCGGATCAGCGAAACCCAACCCGAACAGCAGGCATCACTTTTTGCCCATGCCGGTTCATAA
- a CDS encoding GPO family capsid scaffolding protein: protein MPNTFITDWKKIGQSGPTMDGREIEGQWLLDAADTYDPDTYTAVIWIDHFRFHGSFGKVVALKAEEKDGIVSLYAKLQPNEWLLSQNKNKQKLFTSMELTPDFAKTGKCYLTGLAVTDIPASLGTSELHFSHRKQNPDNFLVDGVELGDLQEELSESEAITWFTKTLRMLGCSIPNNQGDSPEPEEDTMTEQQFNALMGKFDDQDKRLASLEHFAAQKPKQDEEGKGSDAGAAPEAGKQDFSAEVNEAIKPFTEKLGKMEAAFNAKVDDLTKRFEQAKPGTPVPETQKPADGAKVL, encoded by the coding sequence ATGCCGAATACATTCATTACCGACTGGAAAAAAATAGGGCAGTCCGGCCCCACCATGGACGGACGGGAGATCGAAGGTCAGTGGCTGCTCGATGCCGCCGACACCTACGATCCCGATACTTACACCGCCGTGATCTGGATTGACCATTTCCGGTTCCACGGCAGCTTCGGCAAAGTGGTTGCACTGAAAGCCGAAGAAAAAGACGGCATTGTCAGCCTGTATGCCAAACTGCAGCCCAATGAATGGCTGTTGAGCCAGAACAAGAACAAGCAAAAGCTGTTCACCTCCATGGAGCTGACCCCCGATTTCGCCAAGACCGGCAAGTGTTACCTGACCGGCCTGGCTGTGACGGATATCCCGGCCAGCCTGGGAACCTCCGAACTCCACTTTTCCCACCGCAAGCAGAACCCCGACAACTTTCTGGTGGATGGCGTCGAACTCGGCGACCTCCAGGAAGAATTGTCGGAGAGCGAAGCCATCACATGGTTCACCAAAACCTTACGGATGCTTGGCTGCAGTATTCCCAACAACCAGGGGGATTCCCCCGAACCCGAAGAGGACACCATGACTGAACAGCAGTTCAACGCGCTCATGGGCAAGTTCGACGATCAGGACAAGCGTCTCGCTTCGCTTGAACATTTCGCCGCGCAGAAGCCCAAACAGGATGAAGAGGGCAAAGGCTCTGACGCCGGTGCCGCCCCTGAAGCCGGAAAGCAGGACTTTTCCGCTGAAGTGAACGAGGCCATCAAGCCCTTCACCGAAAAGCTGGGGAAAATGGAAGCGGCTTTCAATGCCAAGGTCGACGACCTGACCAAGCGCTTCGAGCAGGCAAAGCCCGGTACGCCGGTTCCCGAAACACAGAAGCCCGCCGACGGCGCCAAAGTCCTTTAG
- a CDS encoding IS5 family transposase: protein MLLFLHPKEEGMAIRQKGPRLGDYFLGHRRTKTTFLDEINELIDWQPINAFLCKKIRRKANAVGNPAYPPLAMFKILLLQRWYNLSDPGVEQALLDRLSFVRFTGFSIEDDVPDETTICRFRNGLIRLKVLDSLLDMLNRQLEGQGLLVREGAVVDASVVESQRRPRKVIDVMPEDRSEDAEEQDGPVDCRVSYSDDEEAAWLRKRNRAYYGYKLHAATDSRDGFLLCGHITPANHSDTGEFERLVNGVGLDPGARVYADKGYCSGKNRDILFDRDLEDGTMDKTPRGGRLTDFEKTRNRDISSIRQIVERAFGTLKRGYAFFRSRYVGREKVEGEFHILAMAFNLKKAVRLARA, encoded by the coding sequence ATGCTATTATTTCTCCATCCAAAGGAGGAAGGCATGGCTATTCGGCAGAAAGGACCTCGGTTGGGTGATTACTTCCTGGGGCACCGCAGAACCAAGACCACATTTCTGGATGAGATCAACGAACTCATCGACTGGCAGCCCATCAACGCCTTTCTGTGCAAGAAGATCAGGCGCAAGGCCAACGCCGTGGGCAATCCCGCCTATCCGCCTCTGGCGATGTTCAAGATTCTGCTCTTGCAGCGTTGGTACAACCTGAGTGATCCGGGCGTGGAGCAGGCGCTGCTCGACCGGCTCTCCTTTGTCAGATTTACCGGTTTTTCCATCGAGGACGACGTGCCGGACGAGACCACCATATGCCGTTTCCGTAACGGTTTGATCCGCCTGAAGGTGCTGGACTCCTTGCTCGACATGCTTAACCGCCAGCTTGAAGGACAAGGGCTTCTTGTCCGTGAGGGAGCCGTGGTGGACGCCTCGGTAGTCGAGTCGCAGCGGCGGCCGCGCAAGGTTATCGACGTGATGCCTGAGGACCGTTCCGAGGACGCCGAAGAACAGGATGGGCCGGTGGACTGCCGGGTCAGCTATTCGGATGACGAGGAGGCGGCCTGGCTCCGCAAGAGAAATCGGGCCTATTACGGCTACAAGCTCCATGCCGCGACGGACAGTCGAGACGGGTTTCTGCTCTGTGGTCACATCACTCCCGCGAACCATTCGGACACGGGCGAATTCGAGCGGCTCGTGAATGGCGTCGGCCTTGATCCCGGCGCACGGGTTTATGCGGACAAGGGCTATTGCAGCGGGAAGAACCGGGACATTCTGTTTGATCGCGATTTGGAGGACGGAACCATGGACAAGACGCCTCGTGGCGGCAGGCTGACAGACTTCGAAAAGACCCGCAACCGTGACATCAGCAGCATTCGGCAAATAGTCGAGCGGGCCTTCGGCACACTCAAACGTGGCTACGCATTCTTTCGGTCCCGATACGTGGGTCGTGAGAAGGTGGAGGGAGAGTTCCACATCCTCGCCATGGCGTTCAATTTGAAAAAAGCTGTTCGACTGGCGCGAGCCTGA
- a CDS encoding DUF5675 family protein: MINTAELIRLEKSLDGTFGVLKLDGKVFCVTLEPEDKDNARNISCIPEGVYRCKRVNSPRYGNTFEITGVPDRTHILIHPGNVEDDSMGCVLLGKHFGFLRHKRAVLNSGQTFRTFLLGVADQDAFELRITDASGGA, from the coding sequence ATGATCAATACAGCTGAACTCATCCGTTTGGAAAAATCGCTGGACGGCACCTTTGGCGTCCTGAAACTGGACGGCAAAGTGTTCTGTGTCACCCTGGAACCGGAAGACAAGGACAACGCCCGAAACATTTCCTGCATCCCGGAAGGCGTGTACCGCTGCAAGCGCGTGAACTCGCCCAGGTACGGCAACACCTTTGAGATCACCGGAGTCCCCGACCGGACGCATATCCTGATTCACCCCGGCAATGTCGAAGATGATTCCATGGGCTGTGTCCTGCTGGGCAAGCATTTCGGGTTTCTGCGTCACAAGCGTGCCGTGCTCAACTCCGGCCAGACGTTCAGAACCTTCCTGCTCGGCGTCGCTGACCAGGATGCGTTTGAACTCCGCATCACCGATGCATCGGGAGGTGCCTGA
- a CDS encoding phage major capsid protein, P2 family, whose protein sequence is MEVTTREMYQQLCDSMGESYGVQNVHQQFAVEPSIQQELQDKIIEQSEFLQLINGNVPVRDMKGQVIYGSANSSVLSRTDTSGNGERVPANVLGLDPKGYELHKTNGDVALPYATMDSWSMFPDLSTRYTRYVQEAIANGKEIIGWYGETVAITTDKATFPMLQDVNKGWMQYMRENNAAHIIEEGEALSGVIKIGPGGDYTNLDHAVSDMKRLIPRHKRKDLIVLVGDDLVSEEHTQLMEAIGMDPQNKVLAKSAMSTIGGLPWMTPSNFPSRGLVVTSLKNLSIYTQKGSWRRHLKDNPSKDRVEDFNSFNEGYVVEDVEAFVALEFKDDNVKVTRDGGQNWV, encoded by the coding sequence ATGGAAGTCACCACCCGCGAAATGTATCAGCAGCTCTGCGACAGTATGGGCGAAAGCTACGGCGTTCAGAATGTGCATCAGCAGTTCGCTGTTGAACCATCCATCCAGCAGGAACTGCAGGACAAGATCATCGAGCAGTCTGAATTTCTGCAACTCATCAACGGTAATGTCCCGGTTCGCGATATGAAAGGCCAGGTCATTTACGGTTCTGCCAACAGTTCCGTTTTGAGCCGCACCGACACCTCCGGTAACGGAGAGCGTGTTCCTGCCAACGTACTCGGCCTGGACCCCAAAGGGTACGAGCTGCACAAAACCAACGGCGACGTGGCACTGCCCTATGCAACCATGGACTCCTGGTCCATGTTCCCGGACCTGTCTACGCGATACACCCGCTACGTGCAGGAAGCCATTGCCAACGGCAAGGAGATCATCGGTTGGTACGGTGAAACCGTGGCGATAACGACCGACAAAGCCACCTTCCCGATGCTCCAGGACGTAAACAAGGGCTGGATGCAGTACATGCGCGAAAACAACGCGGCCCATATCATCGAAGAGGGCGAAGCTCTTTCCGGGGTTATCAAGATCGGCCCTGGTGGCGACTACACCAACCTCGATCACGCCGTTTCCGACATGAAACGACTGATCCCCCGCCACAAGCGCAAAGACCTCATTGTTCTGGTCGGCGACGATCTGGTTTCCGAAGAGCACACGCAGCTCATGGAAGCCATCGGCATGGACCCGCAGAACAAGGTTCTCGCCAAGTCTGCCATGTCCACCATCGGCGGCCTGCCCTGGATGACCCCGTCCAATTTCCCCAGCCGTGGCCTGGTGGTTACTTCGCTCAAGAATCTGTCCATCTACACACAGAAGGGAAGCTGGCGTCGCCACCTGAAGGACAACCCGTCCAAGGACCGTGTGGAAGACTTCAACAGCTTCAATGAAGGCTATGTCGTGGAAGACGTCGAGGCGTTCGTGGCTCTGGAATTCAAGGACGACAACGTCAAGGTCACCCGCGACGGTGGCCAGAACTGGGTTTAA
- a CDS encoding head completion/stabilization protein, protein MSFSGKTTAESTAIVQNDGWWPDFSVADFQKRYRMPSEYAEELLVDGLQIGAAWANKELMEWKAGQVASGFAGLSEVPCESKLGNDTLHLINYRRAVYSHAKGYLLQQYPTVDRREAATNEARESEETESKFYEYAQQAISDILGKSRVTAVLL, encoded by the coding sequence ATGAGCTTTTCCGGCAAAACCACCGCAGAATCCACCGCCATCGTCCAGAACGACGGCTGGTGGCCCGACTTTTCTGTTGCCGATTTCCAAAAGCGGTACCGGATGCCGTCCGAGTATGCCGAAGAATTACTGGTGGACGGCCTGCAGATAGGCGCAGCCTGGGCGAACAAGGAACTCATGGAGTGGAAGGCAGGACAGGTCGCATCCGGGTTTGCCGGACTTTCCGAGGTCCCCTGCGAGTCGAAGCTGGGGAATGACACCCTGCACCTCATCAATTACCGACGGGCTGTCTACAGCCACGCCAAAGGGTATCTGCTGCAACAGTACCCCACGGTGGATCGCCGGGAAGCTGCCACCAATGAGGCCAGGGAAAGCGAAGAAACCGAAAGCAAATTTTACGAGTACGCCCAACAGGCCATATCCGACATTTTGGGCAAGAGCCGGGTTACGGCGGTGTTGCTATGA
- a CDS encoding phage tail protein, whose translation MKKLKALTTALQDAGAFKDSDYSAVDQGAYFFTGKDLGHGIEVAKLKYDAHIQIENLPDRDSYTLLVFIPAWLADNDADRERDGLADPDIDISLNGDGTADVELLIEFEESLQLIPDGNGSIPYNGQMWTVADVPIDIAEGVDKVAKQSEGANG comes from the coding sequence ATGAAGAAACTCAAAGCACTGACTACTGCCCTGCAGGATGCCGGAGCCTTCAAGGATTCCGACTATTCAGCCGTTGACCAGGGCGCATACTTCTTCACGGGCAAGGATCTCGGCCATGGAATCGAAGTGGCGAAGCTGAAGTATGACGCACACATTCAAATCGAGAACCTCCCGGATCGGGACAGCTATACCCTGCTCGTTTTTATTCCTGCCTGGCTCGCTGACAATGATGCCGACCGGGAAAGGGACGGTTTGGCCGACCCGGACATTGACATCAGCCTCAACGGTGACGGCACCGCTGACGTCGAGTTGTTGATCGAGTTCGAGGAGAGCCTGCAGCTCATCCCTGATGGAAATGGATCCATCCCCTACAACGGCCAGATGTGGACGGTTGCCGATGTCCCCATAGACATAGCTGAAGGCGTGGACAAGGTCGCAAAGCAAAGCGAGGGAGCCAATGGCTAA
- a CDS encoding TraR/DksA C4-type zinc finger protein, translating to MADFCDDASNLECLAREAALANAGLKKTNKPSRETCADCGDVIPAPRRAAIPGVELCITCQTQQEEQ from the coding sequence ATGGCTGATTTCTGTGACGATGCAAGCAACCTTGAATGTCTCGCCCGGGAAGCGGCTCTTGCCAATGCCGGACTGAAAAAGACCAACAAGCCCAGCCGGGAGACGTGCGCCGATTGCGGCGACGTCATCCCGGCCCCCCGCAGAGCGGCGATCCCCGGCGTGGAACTCTGCATCACCTGTCAGACCCAACAGGAGGAACAATGA
- a CDS encoding phage portal protein, translated as MSESEPLVFTFGDPEPVMAGAIYDSLGTWLVDNGRYYETPVPLKGLARLLRANAYHGPAIEFKALQVMQSFKESWAVSHEAMNAVVIDFGVFANATFQKIRNGFGEVVQLRHLPFINMRRMKEPNRYCMLQPYGAIVEFEPDEVLHIKNYDVNQEIYGLPGYLGAIQSMLLNEDATLFRRRYYKNGAHMGYVFYAGGELDEDSKKAVREAVEGSKGVGNFRSMFLHIPNGDKDDVQIKPVGDFSTKDDLEKIKNLSRDDIIAAHRIQPALACLIPQNQSGFGDITKADEVYQKNEIQPVRKHLAASVNRVLLPKDRISFDPKNETTPM; from the coding sequence ATGAGCGAAAGCGAACCCTTGGTTTTCACCTTCGGCGACCCCGAACCGGTCATGGCCGGTGCAATCTATGATTCCCTCGGCACCTGGCTGGTGGATAATGGCCGTTACTATGAAACGCCGGTTCCCTTGAAGGGATTGGCCCGGCTGCTTCGGGCAAACGCCTACCATGGCCCGGCCATAGAGTTCAAAGCGCTGCAGGTCATGCAGAGCTTCAAAGAGTCGTGGGCGGTGTCCCATGAGGCCATGAATGCGGTAGTGATTGACTTTGGCGTCTTCGCCAACGCCACATTTCAGAAGATCCGCAACGGCTTCGGTGAGGTCGTCCAATTGCGGCACCTGCCATTTATCAACATGCGGCGCATGAAAGAGCCGAACAGGTACTGCATGCTCCAACCGTATGGGGCGATAGTGGAATTTGAACCCGATGAAGTCCTGCACATCAAGAACTATGACGTAAATCAGGAAATTTACGGATTGCCGGGATACCTTGGCGCTATCCAGTCCATGCTGCTCAACGAGGATGCAACCCTGTTTCGCCGGAGGTACTACAAAAACGGCGCTCACATGGGATATGTTTTTTACGCTGGTGGTGAGCTGGACGAGGACTCAAAGAAGGCAGTCCGTGAAGCCGTCGAAGGTTCCAAGGGGGTGGGGAATTTCCGGTCCATGTTTTTGCATATCCCGAACGGGGACAAGGATGACGTCCAGATCAAGCCGGTTGGTGACTTCTCCACCAAAGACGATTTGGAGAAAATAAAAAACCTGTCCCGCGATGACATTATCGCGGCGCACCGGATACAGCCTGCCCTGGCCTGTCTCATCCCACAGAATCAATCCGGCTTCGGCGACATAACCAAGGCCGATGAAGTCTACCAGAAAAACGAAATACAGCCTGTCCGAAAACACCTGGCAGCGTCCGTTAACCGTGTGCTGCTCCCGAAAGACAGGATTTCATTTGACCCAAAAAATGAAACTACCCCAATGTGA
- a CDS encoding virion morphogenesis protein — protein MANQPFQLDTDPRGRMRLYEQLDIVSLPHRTRRNITMRMGRSIIKDAKQNIRRQRTIHGLSMAERKGTRTKRKLLRKMGKGLKPFMRGPNRVDLTWANGMTAKIADRHQRGIPEQWTAPKAEKVYGKPDYDKPATRGQARALKAEGYRLRVKKKRGKGCTLRRVSMKWIMQNLTVGQAGIILRQMRDKTRRGKQRWEVKPTARPFLGPKPGTEPKFLDDLARTALSQIRNR, from the coding sequence ATGGCTAACCAGCCGTTCCAGCTTGACACCGATCCACGTGGACGCATGCGGCTGTATGAACAGTTGGACATCGTTTCTCTGCCGCATCGGACCCGCCGCAATATCACCATGCGGATGGGGCGATCCATCATCAAGGACGCCAAGCAGAATATCAGGCGGCAACGCACTATCCATGGCCTATCCATGGCTGAACGCAAAGGGACACGCACCAAGCGCAAACTTCTGCGGAAGATGGGCAAAGGGCTGAAACCTTTTATGCGGGGCCCCAACCGTGTTGACCTGACCTGGGCCAATGGGATGACCGCCAAAATCGCGGACCGGCATCAGCGCGGGATACCCGAACAATGGACCGCTCCCAAAGCCGAGAAGGTGTACGGCAAGCCGGATTACGACAAGCCCGCCACCAGGGGACAAGCCAGGGCATTGAAAGCGGAAGGGTACCGGCTTCGCGTCAAAAAAAAGCGCGGCAAGGGATGCACGCTTCGCCGCGTTTCCATGAAGTGGATCATGCAGAACCTTACCGTTGGTCAGGCTGGCATCATTCTCCGACAGATGCGCGACAAGACCAGGCGCGGCAAACAGCGCTGGGAAGTGAAGCCGACCGCCCGGCCCTTTCTCGGCCCCAAGCCGGGGACCGAACCCAAATTTCTAGACGACCTCGCCAGAACGGCGTTGTCCCAAATACGCAACCGTTAA
- the gpM gene encoding phage terminase small subunit — protein sequence MSLALQWKKRVENGETEPPATVGSSGPGGKGSVDKPTLMKLLDDALDVARKGLKSLRSKSDKVAHKKEKLIPEFQEYVDRLMDKGWAHDLLPWHMIWCLDAGLIGPALKVAHYCMEQGIQPDEEYFRRDIPTLVADLTHKWAEQNFKDGLSSEPYFSEVYELVVTSSGTDPWAQHDEVRAKYFKLKGLIEYEAGNLETAKDNFEKGVKVGATVKTVLAEVTKKLEDAKPAVETEERAT from the coding sequence ATGAGTCTGGCACTGCAATGGAAAAAACGAGTTGAAAACGGTGAAACTGAGCCGCCTGCAACAGTTGGCAGCTCCGGCCCCGGTGGCAAAGGGTCCGTGGACAAACCCACGCTCATGAAGCTGTTGGACGATGCGTTGGATGTGGCCCGTAAGGGTCTGAAAAGCCTGCGCTCCAAATCCGACAAGGTCGCCCACAAGAAAGAAAAGCTGATCCCCGAATTTCAGGAGTATGTCGACCGGCTCATGGACAAGGGCTGGGCGCACGACCTGCTGCCCTGGCACATGATCTGGTGCCTTGACGCCGGTCTCATCGGTCCGGCTCTGAAGGTCGCTCATTACTGCATGGAGCAGGGAATCCAGCCGGATGAAGAATACTTCCGGCGAGACATCCCGACTCTTGTTGCCGACCTGACCCATAAATGGGCTGAACAAAATTTCAAGGATGGGCTGAGTTCCGAGCCGTATTTCAGCGAAGTCTATGAACTCGTTGTCACATCAAGCGGCACTGATCCCTGGGCGCAGCACGATGAAGTTCGCGCCAAGTATTTCAAGCTGAAAGGTCTCATTGAATACGAGGCCGGGAATCTCGAAACCGCCAAGGACAATTTCGAGAAGGGCGTCAAGGTCGGCGCGACGGTCAAGACCGTCCTGGCCGAAGTCACCAAAAAGCTGGAAGACGCCAAGCCAGCAGTAGAGACCGAGGAACGCGCAACCTAG
- a CDS encoding DUF2586 domain-containing protein, with protein MALGSVDVNKENLKQGDIADVERFFIYVGLGAGTNEGKLLSVSNDTDLDVALGSADSNLKTQLDAARKNAGENWFAAVYPLDGVATWDVAVDYIMTQMSCEAFVLTDAVASAADIESMQAKAVEIEGQYGRPIIFIPTCAAIDPLTESWPDFVSSRNAILNGIAADQVNPVATIWDDDQGVYCGRLCNRAVTVADSPMRVETGPVVGVRSIKPVDNADVEVSMAQLKALDTGRWSVPQWYPDYPGVYFGDGNVLDVPGGDFQVIENLRVTHKAMRKVRALAIAKVADRKLNSTPASIGYHESYFMRPLREMSKSVEIMGITFPGEVQPPKEGDIVISWATKTKVSIYMVARPYNCPKEIKCHIMLDLTNYAE; from the coding sequence ATGGCGCTCGGAAGTGTTGATGTCAACAAAGAGAATTTGAAACAGGGCGACATTGCTGATGTCGAACGATTCTTCATCTATGTCGGGCTTGGAGCCGGTACCAATGAAGGCAAGCTGCTGTCCGTGAGCAACGACACAGACCTGGACGTTGCTCTTGGCTCTGCCGACAGCAATCTGAAAACACAGCTCGACGCTGCTCGAAAGAATGCCGGGGAAAACTGGTTTGCCGCCGTGTATCCCCTTGACGGTGTTGCAACCTGGGATGTGGCTGTCGACTATATTATGACGCAGATGTCCTGCGAGGCGTTTGTCCTCACGGATGCTGTTGCTTCCGCTGCAGACATTGAGAGCATGCAGGCCAAGGCCGTTGAAATTGAAGGCCAGTATGGTCGTCCCATCATTTTCATCCCCACCTGTGCGGCCATTGATCCGCTGACCGAATCCTGGCCTGATTTCGTTTCCTCCCGCAATGCCATCCTGAATGGTATCGCGGCTGACCAGGTCAACCCGGTTGCCACCATCTGGGATGATGACCAGGGCGTATACTGCGGACGCCTCTGCAACCGTGCCGTAACGGTTGCGGATTCCCCCATGCGCGTGGAGACCGGCCCTGTGGTCGGCGTCCGGTCGATCAAGCCGGTGGACAATGCCGACGTCGAAGTGTCCATGGCCCAGCTCAAAGCACTGGACACCGGGCGCTGGTCGGTTCCGCAGTGGTATCCCGATTATCCGGGTGTCTATTTTGGCGACGGTAACGTGCTGGATGTTCCCGGCGGCGACTTTCAGGTCATCGAGAATCTGCGCGTCACCCACAAAGCCATGCGCAAGGTACGCGCCCTGGCTATCGCCAAGGTCGCCGACCGCAAGCTCAACTCCACCCCTGCATCAATCGGCTACCATGAATCGTATTTCATGCGGCCCCTGCGCGAAATGAGCAAGTCGGTTGAGATAATGGGCATCACCTTTCCCGGCGAAGTGCAGCCTCCCAAGGAAGGCGACATCGTCATCAGCTGGGCCACCAAGACCAAGGTCTCCATCTACATGGTCGCCCGCCCCTACAACTGTCCCAAGGAAATCAAGTGTCACATCATGCTGGATCTGACCAATTACGCTGAATAG
- a CDS encoding phage protein: protein MSRISGKSFDFYVGDLLVHADKVSLDIEDNRSVAKSHGVPDGTVSGDVGASGSMDLDATAFKLIVEAARNAGSFEDLADQPFDCVFHAETKREKKKVEAFGCVFKIESLLDADSNGGDKDITKLAFDVTSPDFIRINGVPYLSESSTRDLI from the coding sequence ATGAGCCGTATATCTGGAAAAAGTTTCGACTTTTATGTGGGGGACCTGCTGGTTCACGCCGACAAAGTCTCCCTGGACATCGAGGACAACCGATCTGTTGCCAAATCGCATGGCGTTCCTGACGGGACCGTGTCCGGTGACGTTGGGGCTTCCGGCTCCATGGACCTGGATGCCACGGCGTTCAAACTCATTGTTGAAGCAGCCCGTAACGCCGGGAGCTTTGAGGACCTGGCCGACCAGCCGTTTGACTGCGTGTTCCACGCCGAGACCAAGCGGGAGAAAAAGAAGGTTGAAGCCTTTGGCTGTGTGTTCAAGATCGAGTCGCTGCTCGATGCCGACAGCAACGGCGGCGACAAGGACATCACCAAGCTGGCCTTTGACGTCACCAGCCCGGATTTCATCCGCATCAACGGTGTCCCCTATCTGTCCGAATCTTCCACCAGGGACCTGATCTAG
- a CDS encoding terminase large subunit domain-containing protein: MAQHSAEIIAAAKSLYLRGNKIPEIHKEMKIARRTLYHWKEVYNWDDLKINEDAIQCIARRFNLLVERDNKTDGDLKEMDRLHQYMLREREMRLRELESANEEKDGGKPVVGGRKRRPKKKRGKVIKNDVSHLTEKDFKEKFHKDFFEYQHELREAKKVHRSRNILKSRQIGATWYFAQEAFEDAVLTGDNQIFLSATRRQADVFRRYIVAIVKDKFDIELKGTEEIVLHAKHGSASLIFLSTNSKSAQSHSGHVYIDEYFWITKFNELYKVATAMASHKKWRITLFSTPSAVTHEAYDLWTGDRFNRRYKQKGRRQEFPGFKDMQKGVVCPDKTWRKIITLKDAEKGGCDLFDIEYLKIQYSDDEFKNLFMCEFVDELQAVFRLRQLEACMADPEDWDDVDPDVDRPFGNRQVWGGYDPSRNRDDAAFVVLAPPEQPGGKFRVIARFKWVDKSYTWQAEQIKKLTERYNFSHIGIDTTGPGIGVYDIVKSFFPATAIHYSPLIKSQLVLKAKDVIENGRLEWDSVHNDIAHAFLTIRQDTSTTGFITYSAARTASTGHADVAWAIMHALHNEPLNTKYKKKIEIIVGK; encoded by the coding sequence ATGGCGCAGCATTCAGCAGAAATAATAGCGGCAGCAAAGTCGCTGTATCTTCGTGGAAACAAGATTCCCGAGATTCACAAAGAGATGAAGATTGCCCGACGCACCTTGTATCATTGGAAAGAGGTGTACAATTGGGATGATCTGAAAATCAATGAAGACGCGATACAGTGTATAGCGCGTCGCTTCAATCTGCTGGTCGAGCGAGATAACAAAACGGATGGCGATCTAAAGGAAATGGATCGTCTTCATCAGTACATGCTCCGCGAACGGGAAATGCGTCTTCGTGAACTGGAATCTGCCAACGAGGAAAAGGACGGGGGTAAACCCGTTGTCGGCGGCAGAAAGCGCAGGCCAAAGAAGAAGCGCGGCAAGGTCATCAAGAATGATGTCTCCCACCTGACGGAAAAGGATTTCAAGGAAAAGTTCCACAAGGACTTTTTCGAGTACCAGCATGAGCTGCGTGAAGCCAAAAAAGTCCACCGAAGCCGAAACATTCTCAAGTCACGCCAGATCGGCGCGACCTGGTACTTTGCCCAGGAGGCGTTTGAAGACGCCGTCTTGACCGGCGATAACCAGATATTCCTTTCTGCAACTCGTCGGCAGGCTGATGTCTTCCGGCGGTACATTGTCGCCATCGTCAAGGATAAGTTTGATATTGAGCTGAAGGGCACGGAAGAAATAGTCCTGCACGCCAAGCACGGCTCGGCCTCACTTATCTTCCTGTCGACCAATTCCAAATCGGCACAGTCACATTCCGGCCATGTCTATATTGACGAATATTTCTGGATCACGAAATTCAACGAGCTGTACAAGGTCGCCACGGCCATGGCCTCGCACAAGAAATGGCGCATCACGCTGTTTTCAACGCCATCAGCCGTCACCCATGAAGCCTATGATTTGTGGACAGGTGACCGCTTCAATCGACGCTATAAGCAAAAGGGCAGGCGTCAGGAATTTCCGGGTTTCAAGGATATGCAGAAGGGCGTTGTTTGCCCGGATAAGACATGGCGCAAGATCATTACCCTGAAGGATGCGGAGAAGGGGGGCTGTGATCTGTTCGACATCGAGTACCTGAAGATCCAGTACAGCGATGACGAGTTCAAGAATCTGTTCATGTGCGAATTTGTGGACGAGCTGCAGGCGGTGTTCCGGTTGCGGCAGCTCGAAGCATGTATGGCCGATCCAGAGGATTGGGACGACGTTGATCCCGATGTCGACCGCCCGTTCGGTAACAGACAGGTATGGGGTGGGTACGATCCGAGCCGCAACCGAGATGATGCCGCGTTCGTTGTTCTGGCACCACCGGAACAGCCAGGGGGAAAGTTTCGCGTCATAGCCCGTTTCAAGTGGGTGGATAAATCCTATACCTGGCAGGCCGAACAGATAAAGAAGCTGACCGAACGGTACAACTTCTCTCACATCGGCATCGACACCACAGGTCCCGGCATCGGTGTCTATGACATTGTGAAGTCATTCTTCCCGGCCACCGCTATTCACTATTCTCCGTTGATCAAAAGCCAGCTGGTCCTCAAAGCCAAGGACGTCATCGAAAACGGTAGGCTGGAATGGGATTCCGTACATAATGACATAGCCCACGCATTCCTCACGATTCGTCAGGACACATCGACCACCGGATTCATTACCTACTCGGCTGCGCGTACAGCCTCCACCGGCCATGCTGACGTTGCATGGGCCATCATGCACGCCCTGCATAACGAACCGCTGAACACGAAATACAAAAAAAAGATTGAGATAATCGTCGGCAAATAA